In one Methylobacterium sp. SyP6R genomic region, the following are encoded:
- a CDS encoding PilZ domain-containing protein gives MSEGPIIAAGGRADARVRSPEDKRSRRRYGTVMPATVVLPDYGRIPCVVRDLSATGAKINLSRRHMLPDRIWIVIPQMTVTRRARLVWRNGEFAGVAFDRPLE, from the coding sequence ATGAGCGAGGGACCAATCATCGCGGCCGGAGGTAGAGCGGATGCTCGGGTCCGTTCCCCCGAAGACAAGCGGAGCCGGCGCCGCTACGGCACGGTGATGCCGGCGACGGTGGTTCTGCCCGATTACGGCCGCATCCCTTGCGTCGTGCGCGACCTGTCGGCCACCGGCGCGAAGATCAATCTCTCCCGCCGCCACATGCTGCCGGACCGCATCTGGATCGTCATCCCCCAGATGACCGTCACGCGGCGGGCGAGACTGGTCTGGCGGAACGGCGAGTTCGCCGGGGTCGCGTTCGACCGGCCGTTGGAGTGA
- the pdxR gene encoding MocR-like pyridoxine biosynthesis transcription factor PdxR gives MDAPSPRPSPTPLPVSARIGADLKAQIARGVYPPGSALPSTRALAAELGVSRTTVTAAYDQLVAEGYLETRPGARTRVAAGILAGASPATAAPIPPHRLSAFGRRLLAEPAPPPGPAPAIDFRYGDLSGDDFPVLAWRRALNAVLLRRPARLGYGDPRGLPELRAALQAYLWRARGVSCGLDQIVVVNGSQQGIDLCTRLLVDPGDRVVMEDPGYGAARRAFVAAGAALLPVPVDAEGLQTGRLAGIGPARLAYVTPSHQFPLGGVLPAARRQALLAWAEACGAMIVEDDYDGEYRFDARPVEALVSLDRAGRVIYAGTVSKTLSPQLRLGYLVVPPGLGEVFTDAKRLADRQAPGLEQAALAEFLAEGGYERHLRQARRRNAGRRAALLAALAESFGNAVRVEGAAAGLHLVAWFEGVPAAAEAGMAAAARAAGIGVYPVGPLYHVAAARPDRAGLLLGFAGSEPDAIRAGIRRLAACLAASLAACLAEARLTAS, from the coding sequence TTGGACGCCCCCTCGCCCCGCCCCTCGCCCACCCCCCTGCCGGTCAGCGCCCGGATCGGCGCCGACCTGAAGGCGCAGATCGCGCGAGGGGTCTATCCGCCGGGCAGCGCCCTGCCCTCGACCCGGGCGCTGGCGGCCGAGCTCGGGGTCTCGCGCACCACCGTGACGGCGGCCTACGACCAGCTCGTCGCCGAGGGCTACCTGGAGACCCGGCCCGGGGCCCGGACGCGGGTCGCCGCCGGCATCCTGGCGGGGGCCTCGCCGGCTACGGCCGCTCCGATCCCGCCGCATCGTCTCTCCGCCTTCGGGCGGCGCCTGCTCGCCGAGCCCGCGCCGCCCCCAGGTCCGGCGCCGGCGATCGATTTCCGCTACGGCGACCTCTCGGGCGACGACTTCCCGGTCCTCGCCTGGCGGCGGGCGCTCAACGCCGTGCTGCTGCGCCGGCCGGCGCGCCTCGGCTACGGCGATCCGCGCGGGCTGCCGGAGCTGCGCGCCGCGTTGCAGGCCTATCTCTGGCGCGCCCGGGGCGTGAGCTGTGGCCTCGACCAGATCGTGGTGGTCAACGGCTCGCAGCAGGGCATCGACCTCTGCACCCGGCTCCTCGTCGATCCCGGCGACCGGGTGGTGATGGAGGATCCGGGCTACGGTGCGGCGCGCCGGGCCTTTGTCGCCGCGGGCGCCGCGCTCCTGCCGGTCCCGGTCGATGCGGAGGGCTTGCAAACCGGGCGCCTCGCCGGAATCGGGCCCGCGCGCCTCGCCTACGTCACGCCCTCGCACCAGTTCCCCCTCGGCGGCGTGCTGCCCGCCGCCCGCCGGCAGGCCCTGCTCGCCTGGGCGGAAGCGTGCGGCGCGATGATCGTCGAGGACGATTACGACGGCGAGTACCGCTTCGACGCCCGGCCCGTGGAGGCGCTGGTGAGCCTCGATCGGGCGGGCCGCGTGATCTATGCCGGCACGGTCTCCAAGACCCTCTCGCCGCAGCTGCGCCTCGGCTACCTGGTGGTGCCGCCGGGCTTGGGCGAGGTCTTCACGGACGCCAAGCGCCTCGCCGACCGGCAGGCGCCGGGCCTGGAACAGGCCGCCCTCGCGGAGTTCCTGGCCGAGGGCGGCTACGAGCGCCACCTGCGCCAGGCCCGGCGGCGCAATGCCGGCCGCCGCGCCGCCCTGCTCGCGGCGCTGGCCGAGAGCTTCGGCAACGCGGTGCGGGTGGAGGGCGCGGCGGCGGGCCTGCACCTCGTCGCCTGGTTCGAGGGAGTGCCGGCCGCCGCCGAGGCCGGGATGGCGGCGGCGGCGCGGGCGGCGGGCATCGGCGTCTACCCGGTCGGCCCGCTCTACCACGTCGCGGCGGCGCGGCCGGACCGGGCCGGGCTGCTCCTCGGGTTTGCCGGCAGCGAGCCGGACGCGATCCGGGCGGGCATCCGCCGCCTCGCCGCTTGCCTCGCCGCTTCCCTGGCCGCTTGCCTCGCCGAGGCGCGTCTTACCGCGAGCTAA
- a CDS encoding Ig-like domain-containing protein: protein MFATSARLLYGSLSPRVLAVMPNDGAAQVYPGLPIAVGFSRAMAPETIGPETIALHEEGGAAVPAAIGYDADQHAARLVPKVPLRPGATYRIAVGTGSRPESALGLSLAEPAEGRFTVAAAPRLAAMPGAPVLVAVGPKNPFGPYYAEILRAEGLNLFSVVATGDLTPDRLARATLVLMTEAPDEALAARLSGWVQEGGNLIAIRPEGAWLPLFGLAATGEAPPVERYLQVDAGAPAARGIARQAMQFHGPASRYVPEDATILARLSTGAETLPWPAVSLHRAGQGQAAAFAFDLATSVVRLRQGNPAFAGQERDGLPPRRPNDLFFPDYLDLSRVAIPQADEQQRLLANLIVTMSAERLPLPRVWYLPDERRAALIMAGDDHATRRGTLDAYKRLVAESPLDCRPETWDCARATSYVTPATRLAPDQAHAYAALGFETGIHADTGCRDVDAATLGLALSRQVGGIGRQLGLPAQETHRLHCVTWNGWADTAKIERAAGIRLDLGYYYWPGSWIRRRPGFMNGSGFPMRFADLDGRVLDIYQAASHLVNENGIDQRAGIDAMLDRALGPEQFFGAFGTHYDYTDGYFDHLVAAARERGVAMISAAQMLRWLDRREATRFEALAWNGHDLTFRVDLAEGPERVTGMLPVSALSHRLAAITRGGQRVHFRTETIKGLDYALFDLEAGSYAVVYDEKTSAMPLPARLR, encoded by the coding sequence ATGTTCGCGACATCGGCCCGTCTGTTGTACGGCTCCCTGTCTCCACGTGTGTTGGCGGTGATGCCGAACGACGGCGCGGCGCAAGTCTATCCCGGCCTGCCGATCGCGGTCGGCTTCTCCCGCGCGATGGCACCGGAGACGATCGGCCCTGAGACGATCGCCCTGCACGAGGAGGGCGGCGCGGCCGTGCCGGCGGCGATCGGCTACGATGCGGACCAGCACGCGGCCCGGCTGGTGCCGAAGGTGCCGTTGCGGCCCGGCGCGACCTACCGGATCGCGGTCGGGACCGGGAGCCGGCCTGAGAGCGCCCTCGGGCTGTCCCTCGCCGAGCCGGCGGAGGGGCGCTTCACCGTGGCGGCCGCCCCTCGCCTCGCCGCGATGCCCGGGGCGCCGGTCCTGGTCGCGGTCGGGCCGAAAAACCCCTTCGGGCCCTACTACGCCGAGATCCTGCGGGCGGAGGGGCTGAACCTGTTCTCGGTGGTCGCCACGGGAGATCTCACCCCGGACCGCCTCGCCCGGGCCACCCTGGTGCTGATGACCGAAGCGCCGGACGAGGCCCTGGCCGCGCGTCTCTCCGGCTGGGTGCAGGAGGGCGGCAACCTGATCGCGATCCGGCCGGAGGGCGCCTGGCTGCCGCTCTTCGGCCTTGCAGCAACCGGGGAGGCGCCTCCGGTCGAGCGCTACCTGCAGGTCGATGCGGGAGCGCCGGCCGCCCGCGGCATCGCCCGCCAGGCGATGCAGTTCCACGGGCCGGCGAGCCGTTACGTGCCGGAAGACGCCACGATCCTCGCCCGCCTCTCGACCGGGGCCGAGACCCTACCCTGGCCGGCGGTCTCGCTGCACCGGGCCGGCCAGGGCCAGGCGGCGGCCTTCGCCTTCGACCTCGCCACCTCGGTGGTGCGCCTGCGCCAGGGCAACCCGGCCTTCGCCGGCCAGGAGCGGGACGGGCTGCCGCCGCGGCGGCCGAACGACCTGTTCTTCCCGGACTACCTCGACCTCTCGCGGGTGGCGATCCCGCAGGCCGACGAGCAGCAGCGGCTGCTTGCCAACCTGATCGTGACGATGAGCGCCGAGCGCCTGCCGCTGCCGCGGGTCTGGTACCTGCCCGACGAGCGCCGCGCCGCCCTCATCATGGCGGGCGACGACCACGCCACCCGCCGCGGCACCCTCGACGCCTACAAGCGCCTCGTCGCCGAGAGCCCGCTCGATTGCCGGCCCGAGACCTGGGACTGCGCGCGGGCGACCTCCTACGTCACGCCGGCGACGCGGCTCGCGCCGGACCAGGCGCACGCTTACGCGGCGCTCGGCTTCGAGACGGGCATCCACGCCGATACCGGCTGCCGCGACGTCGATGCCGCGACCCTGGGCCTGGCCTTGAGCCGGCAGGTCGGCGGCATCGGGCGGCAGCTCGGCCTGCCGGCGCAGGAGACCCACCGCCTGCATTGCGTGACCTGGAACGGCTGGGCCGACACCGCCAAGATCGAGCGGGCGGCGGGCATCCGCCTCGATCTCGGCTATTACTACTGGCCCGGCTCGTGGATCCGGCGCCGGCCGGGCTTCATGAACGGCTCCGGCTTCCCGATGCGCTTTGCCGACCTCGACGGCCGGGTCCTCGACATCTACCAGGCCGCCAGCCACCTGGTGAACGAGAACGGCATCGACCAGCGCGCCGGCATCGACGCGATGCTCGACCGGGCGCTCGGCCCCGAGCAGTTCTTCGGCGCCTTCGGCACCCATTACGACTACACCGACGGCTATTTCGACCACCTGGTCGCGGCCGCCCGCGAGCGGGGCGTCGCGATGATCTCGGCCGCCCAGATGCTGCGCTGGCTCGACCGCCGGGAGGCGACCCGGTTCGAGGCCCTGGCCTGGAACGGGCACGACCTGACCTTCCGGGTCGATCTCGCCGAGGGGCCCGAGCGGGTGACCGGGATGCTGCCGGTCTCGGCCCTGTCGCACCGCCTCGCGGCGATCACCCGCGGCGGCCAGCGGGTGCATTTCCGGACCGAGACCATCAAGGGCCTCGACTACGCGCTGTTCGACCTGGAAGCGGGCAGCTACGCCGTGGTCTACGACGAGAAGACCTCGGCGATGCCGCTCCCGGCCCGGCTGCGGTGA
- a CDS encoding class II 3-deoxy-7-phosphoheptulonate synthase, giving the protein MSERWTPTGWRRLPIQQVPDYPDSASLAAVERQLASFPPLVFAGEARKLKQNLAKVAAGEAFLLQGGDCAESFDEHSADNIRDFFRVFLQMALVLTFAGGSPVVKIGRIAGQFAKPRSSPTETVDGVSLPSYRGDIVNGIGFSEAERIPDPRRQIEAYRQSAATLNLLRAFATGGYANLENAHRWMLGFVKDSPQSSAYADLAQRMTETLDFMRAIGINPETHQEVRQTDFYTSHEALLLGYEEALTRVDSTSGDWYATSGHMLWIGDRTRQADHAHIEFARGIKNPIGLKCGPSLKADDLIRLVDLLNPTNEAGRLTLICRFGADKVGDHLPALVRAVEREGRNVVWSCDPMHGNTVTASGYKTRPFERVMKEIQGFFDIHQAEGTHAGGIHLEMTGKNVTECTGGARALTAEDLRDRYHTYCDPRLNAEQALEVAFLTADLVKRERRQHERPQIEAAE; this is encoded by the coding sequence ATGAGCGAGCGTTGGACCCCCACTGGCTGGCGGCGGCTGCCGATTCAGCAGGTCCCGGATTATCCGGATTCCGCTTCCCTTGCGGCGGTGGAGCGGCAGCTCGCGAGCTTTCCTCCGCTGGTCTTTGCCGGCGAGGCGCGCAAGCTGAAGCAGAACCTGGCCAAGGTGGCGGCCGGCGAGGCGTTCCTGCTCCAGGGCGGCGACTGCGCCGAGAGCTTCGACGAGCATTCCGCCGACAACATCCGCGACTTCTTCCGCGTCTTCCTGCAGATGGCGCTGGTGCTCACCTTCGCGGGCGGGTCGCCGGTGGTGAAGATCGGCCGCATCGCCGGGCAGTTCGCGAAGCCCCGCTCCTCGCCGACCGAGACGGTCGACGGCGTCTCCCTGCCGAGCTACCGCGGCGACATCGTCAACGGCATCGGCTTCTCGGAAGCGGAGCGGATTCCCGACCCGCGCCGGCAGATCGAGGCGTACCGGCAATCGGCCGCGACGCTGAACCTGCTGCGCGCCTTCGCGACCGGCGGCTACGCCAATCTCGAGAACGCGCATCGCTGGATGCTCGGCTTCGTCAAGGACTCGCCCCAGTCCTCGGCCTATGCCGACCTGGCGCAGCGCATGACCGAGACCCTCGACTTCATGCGGGCGATCGGCATCAACCCGGAGACGCACCAGGAGGTGCGCCAGACCGATTTCTACACCAGCCACGAGGCGCTGCTGCTCGGCTACGAGGAGGCCCTGACCCGGGTCGATTCGACCAGCGGCGACTGGTACGCCACCTCGGGCCACATGCTGTGGATCGGCGACCGCACCCGCCAGGCCGACCACGCCCATATCGAGTTCGCTCGCGGCATCAAGAACCCGATCGGCCTCAAATGCGGCCCGTCGCTGAAGGCCGACGACCTGATTAGACTCGTGGACTTGCTGAACCCAACGAATGAAGCCGGCCGCCTGACCCTGATCTGCCGCTTCGGCGCCGACAAGGTCGGCGACCATCTGCCCGCCCTGGTGCGGGCGGTGGAGCGCGAGGGCCGGAACGTCGTGTGGTCCTGCGACCCGATGCACGGCAACACCGTGACGGCGAGCGGCTACAAGACCCGGCCGTTCGAGCGGGTGATGAAGGAGATCCAGGGCTTCTTCGACATCCACCAGGCGGAAGGGACGCATGCCGGCGGCATCCACCTCGAGATGACCGGCAAGAACGTCACCGAGTGCACCGGCGGCGCTCGCGCCCTGACGGCCGAGGATCTGCGCGACCGCTACCACACCTATTGCGACCCGCGCCTCAACGCCGAGCAGGCGCTGGAAGTGGCCTTCCTGACCGCCGACCTCGTCAAGCGCGAGCGCCGGCAGCACGAGCGGCCGCAGATCGAGGCGGCGGAATAG
- a CDS encoding adenylate/guanylate cyclase domain-containing protein yields MSGRRRSPPPAGPAAAAPGTGAPGGMERCLAAILVADVVGYTRLSEIAEEATFRRLKALRGGIIDPGVAAHGGRIVKNTGDGFIAAFPAAAPAADCALALQRRIARATEDDPEESRLLFRMGVNLAEVIVEDGDVFGDGVNVAARLQAYAEAGDVIVSEAVFAAASAEARARAIDLGPLPLRNHARPVQVFALRAGSGPRTGESAPGTEARASIAVLPFRGGQPGRPTLADGFTDWIVRALSSLRDLFVISRGSTLAYRRRHTDPAAFGRRLGVRYVMDGAIQHHGGRLRVCTTLIECGTGAVVSADHHEGLVDQVFALQDAIALKLIRHLAPHVRERELQRALRKHPASLTSYDLLLQALDQLHKMDPDSFARAGGLLQQAIALDPSYAPPFAYAAWWHVLRVGEMGSPDPDGDGRAAAERARAAIARDGDDPLALAIYGHVQAFSLRDPATARRFLDRAIEAGPSVAIAWTMSSAAHGFAGDGRLAVRHGEEGQRLAPSDPYTFWHEGLLAQAHYVAGDYDEAVAWGLSAVARNRAIRFTLRILAASLAAAGRLPEAREAAGELMRLQPDFRLSVYAPRCPFAPPVLTRWLNHLRAAGLPE; encoded by the coding sequence ATGAGCGGGCGCCGACGATCGCCGCCGCCGGCCGGCCCCGCCGCCGCGGCACCCGGAACGGGCGCGCCGGGCGGGATGGAGCGCTGCCTCGCCGCCATCCTGGTCGCCGACGTGGTCGGCTATACCCGGCTGAGCGAGATCGCCGAGGAGGCGACGTTCCGCCGCCTGAAGGCCCTGCGCGGCGGGATCATCGATCCCGGGGTCGCCGCCCATGGCGGCCGGATCGTCAAGAACACCGGCGACGGCTTCATCGCCGCCTTCCCGGCGGCCGCTCCGGCGGCGGATTGCGCCCTCGCGCTCCAGCGCCGGATCGCCCGGGCGACCGAAGACGATCCCGAGGAGTCGCGGCTCCTGTTCCGGATGGGGGTCAACCTCGCCGAGGTCATCGTCGAGGACGGCGACGTGTTCGGCGACGGCGTCAACGTGGCGGCCCGCCTGCAGGCCTATGCCGAGGCCGGCGACGTGATCGTGTCGGAGGCGGTGTTCGCCGCGGCGAGTGCCGAGGCGAGGGCGCGGGCGATCGATCTCGGGCCGCTGCCCCTGCGCAACCACGCCCGGCCGGTGCAGGTCTTCGCCCTGCGGGCCGGCTCCGGCCCGCGCACCGGCGAGAGCGCGCCGGGCACCGAGGCGCGGGCCTCGATCGCGGTGCTGCCGTTCCGGGGCGGCCAGCCGGGCCGCCCGACCCTGGCCGACGGCTTCACCGACTGGATCGTGCGCGCCCTGTCGTCCTTGCGCGACCTGTTCGTGATCTCCCGCGGCTCGACCCTGGCCTATCGCCGCCGGCACACCGACCCGGCGGCGTTCGGGCGCCGCCTCGGCGTGCGCTACGTCATGGACGGGGCGATCCAGCACCATGGCGGCCGGCTGCGGGTCTGCACCACGCTGATCGAGTGCGGCACCGGCGCGGTCGTCAGCGCCGACCATCACGAGGGCCTCGTCGACCAGGTCTTCGCCCTCCAGGATGCCATCGCCCTCAAGCTGATCCGCCACCTCGCGCCGCATGTGCGCGAGCGCGAGCTGCAGCGGGCCCTGCGCAAGCACCCGGCGAGCCTGACGAGCTACGACCTGCTGCTCCAGGCCCTCGACCAGCTCCACAAGATGGATCCCGACAGCTTCGCCCGGGCCGGGGGGCTGCTGCAGCAGGCGATCGCCCTCGATCCCTCCTACGCGCCGCCCTTCGCCTACGCGGCCTGGTGGCACGTCCTGCGGGTCGGCGAGATGGGCTCGCCCGATCCCGACGGCGACGGACGGGCGGCGGCGGAGCGGGCCCGCGCGGCGATCGCGCGGGACGGCGACGATCCCCTGGCGCTGGCGATCTACGGCCACGTCCAGGCCTTCAGCCTGCGCGACCCCGCGACGGCCCGGCGCTTCCTCGACCGGGCGATCGAGGCCGGCCCGAGCGTCGCCATCGCCTGGACGATGAGCAGCGCCGCCCACGGCTTTGCCGGCGACGGCCGGCTGGCGGTGCGGCACGGCGAGGAGGGCCAGCGCCTGGCGCCGAGCGACCCCTACACCTTCTGGCACGAGGGCCTGCTCGCCCAGGCGCACTACGTCGCGGGCGACTACGACGAGGCGGTCGCCTGGGGCTTGAGCGCGGTGGCCCGCAACCGCGCCATCCGCTTCACCCTGCGCATCCTCGCGG
- a CDS encoding EAL domain-containing protein, translating to MQHPSPAPAPPSRRFGRASSGSREVRLGRRLWGTALLMAAGLFTLTAIVIAPSVTAYRGSQSNLLHISRLRQVLEAANRLSAERGPANVMMSIAPGSDPAAEARLAAFRAASDGALAALREPAADEAGHALPSRLLSATAARLHAARRDVDRVAGLPEAERNLEGLASAIARMIAAVDTFQDVVAWEIQAIGRADPALAGSALIGHAVSDLREYGGRIGSAIIPAVAVHRPLDTRQFTDATQIRGRILELLRLLRGQAAFGPGQPLEALFREVEETFAGQGLGLIEATIAEGRAAGRYGLSADELTHRYVPTLKPVEALRDRYLAGMVAGFAAERDAVRMRLAGVACGAVAVLALLVALLQSLRASVLRPLLIARETAMALAEGGVPARRPTLGPALRIVEIRRLFDALAVLEERMRERARLMETLRRQAETDGLTGLSNRRGLALTMARLAAAPDAPAAALMIDLDGFKKVNDTLGHEAGDALIRQAGARLRACLAGDGLVARMGGDEFAVLLPGCDEAAAVTVAETILHSLSEPFPVDGQPLHIGASIGIALSPVHGPLTDALLACADMALYEAKRGGRHCHRVFTPALRDATLSWTARQQELPRALAAREFEVFYQPQVRLADRRIVGAEALIRWRHPRLGLLAPAAFLAPLEASRLAAPVGRFVLREACAQAAAWHRAGAADLRVGVNLFGAQFHSASLVDEVRAALAESGLPASSLELEITETIILQHDEALIAPLRALRDLGIGLAFDDYGTGYASLSLLKRFPLTRLKIDRSFVQGMEGSGQDQAVKDRAIVRSVLTLGRSFDLSVIAEGVETEAMAGQLSAEGCAEAQGYLFGRPMPAAAFAALCWPEERRSA from the coding sequence GTGCAGCACCCATCTCCGGCACCGGCCCCTCCCTCGAGACGGTTCGGCCGCGCGTCGTCCGGATCGCGGGAGGTCAGGCTCGGGCGCCGCCTCTGGGGCACCGCCCTCCTGATGGCGGCGGGGCTCTTCACCCTCACGGCCATCGTCATCGCGCCCTCGGTCACCGCCTATCGCGGCAGCCAGAGCAACCTCCTGCACATCAGCCGGCTGCGGCAGGTGTTGGAGGCCGCCAACCGCCTCTCGGCGGAGCGGGGTCCGGCGAACGTCATGATGTCGATCGCGCCCGGCAGCGATCCGGCGGCAGAGGCGCGACTGGCCGCGTTCCGCGCGGCGAGCGACGGGGCGCTGGCGGCCCTGCGCGAGCCGGCGGCGGACGAGGCCGGCCACGCCCTGCCCTCCCGCCTCCTCTCGGCGACCGCCGCCCGGCTCCACGCGGCGCGGCGGGACGTGGACCGGGTGGCCGGCCTGCCGGAGGCGGAGCGGAACCTCGAGGGCCTCGCCAGCGCCATCGCCCGGATGATCGCCGCGGTGGACACGTTCCAGGACGTGGTCGCCTGGGAGATCCAGGCGATCGGCCGGGCCGATCCCGCCCTCGCCGGATCGGCCCTGATCGGCCACGCGGTGAGCGACCTGCGCGAGTATGGCGGCCGGATCGGCTCCGCCATCATCCCGGCCGTCGCCGTGCACCGCCCCCTCGATACCCGCCAGTTCACCGACGCCACGCAGATCCGGGGGCGCATCCTGGAATTGCTGCGGCTCCTGCGCGGGCAGGCGGCGTTCGGGCCCGGGCAGCCCCTCGAAGCGCTTTTTCGCGAGGTCGAGGAGACCTTCGCCGGGCAGGGGCTCGGCCTCATCGAGGCGACGATCGCGGAGGGCCGCGCCGCCGGCCGCTACGGCCTCTCGGCGGACGAGCTGACCCACCGCTACGTGCCGACCCTGAAGCCGGTCGAGGCCCTGCGCGACCGCTACCTCGCCGGGATGGTGGCGGGCTTTGCCGCCGAGCGCGACGCGGTGCGGATGCGGCTCGCAGGGGTCGCCTGCGGCGCCGTCGCGGTCCTGGCCCTGCTGGTCGCCCTGCTGCAATCCTTGCGCGCCTCGGTGCTGCGCCCGCTGCTGATCGCCCGCGAGACCGCGATGGCGCTCGCCGAGGGCGGCGTGCCGGCCAGGCGTCCGACCCTGGGCCCGGCCTTGCGCATCGTCGAGATCCGGCGGCTGTTCGACGCGCTCGCGGTGCTGGAGGAGCGGATGCGCGAGCGCGCCCGCCTGATGGAGACCCTGCGCCGGCAGGCCGAGACCGACGGTCTGACCGGCCTGAGCAACCGCCGCGGCCTCGCCCTGACGATGGCCCGCCTCGCCGCTGCACCGGACGCGCCGGCCGCCGCCCTGATGATCGACCTCGACGGCTTCAAGAAGGTCAACGACACCCTCGGCCACGAGGCGGGCGACGCGTTGATCCGGCAGGCCGGGGCGCGCCTGCGCGCTTGCCTTGCCGGGGACGGCCTCGTCGCCCGGATGGGCGGCGACGAGTTCGCGGTGCTGCTGCCCGGCTGCGACGAGGCCGCCGCGGTCACGGTCGCCGAGACGATCCTGCACAGCCTCTCCGAGCCGTTCCCGGTCGACGGCCAGCCCCTCCATATCGGGGCGAGCATCGGCATCGCGCTGAGCCCGGTGCACGGCCCCCTCACCGACGCGCTGCTCGCCTGCGCCGACATGGCGCTCTACGAGGCCAAGCGCGGCGGGCGGCACTGCCACCGGGTGTTCACGCCGGCCCTGCGCGACGCCACCCTGTCCTGGACCGCCCGCCAGCAGGAATTGCCGCGGGCGCTGGCGGCCCGGGAATTCGAGGTGTTCTACCAGCCGCAGGTGCGCCTCGCCGACCGCCGGATCGTCGGCGCCGAGGCCCTGATCCGCTGGCGCCATCCCCGGCTCGGCCTCCTCGCCCCGGCGGCGTTCCTGGCTCCCCTGGAGGCGAGCCGGCTCGCCGCGCCGGTCGGACGCTTCGTGCTGCGCGAGGCCTGCGCGCAGGCCGCCGCCTGGCACCGGGCCGGCGCCGCGGACCTGCGCGTCGGCGTCAATCTCTTCGGCGCGCAGTTCCACTCGGCGAGCCTCGTCGACGAGGTCCGGGCGGCGCTCGCCGAGTCCGGCCTGCCGGCCTCCTCCCTCGAACTCGAGATCACCGAGACCATCATCCTGCAGCACGACGAAGCCCTGATCGCCCCGCTGCGGGCCCTGCGCGACCTCGGCATCGGCCTCGCCTTCGACGATTACGGCACCGGCTACGCCTCCTTGAGCCTGCTCAAGCGCTTCCCGCTGACGCGGCTGAAGATCGACCGGTCCTTCGTGCAGGGCATGGAAGGCTCAGGCCAGGATCAGGCGGTCAAGGACCGGGCGATCGTGCGATCGGTGCTGACCCTCGGCCGTAGCTTCGACCTCTCGGTGATCGCCGAGGGCGTCGAGACCGAGGCGATGGCCGGGCAACTCTCGGCGGAGGGCTGCGCGGAAGCGCAAGGGTACCTGTTCGGCCGGCCGATGCCGGCGGCGGCGTTCGCGGCCCTCTGCTGGCCGGAGGAGCGGCGCTCGGCGTGA
- the deoC gene encoding deoxyribose-phosphate aldolase, with amino-acid sequence MDASALARLIDHTLLRADATSAEVRRLCEEALAHRFKAVCVNPVHVGLAAGILAGGEVAPCSVVGFPLGAATPEDKAAEAAGAVRRGAAEIDMVIALGALKEGNHAAVRADIAAVRAACRGRVLKVIIETCLLDEAEKRLACTLAVEAGADFVKTSTGFSTGGATGADVALMRATVGDAVGVKASGGVRSLEAARALIAAGATRLGTSSGVALVTAGMAGEAY; translated from the coding sequence TTGGACGCATCCGCCCTCGCCCGCCTGATCGACCACACTCTCCTGCGGGCCGACGCGACCTCGGCCGAGGTGCGGCGCCTGTGCGAGGAGGCTTTGGCGCACCGCTTCAAGGCGGTCTGCGTCAACCCGGTCCATGTCGGGCTCGCCGCCGGGATCCTGGCCGGCGGCGAGGTCGCCCCCTGCTCCGTCGTCGGCTTCCCGCTCGGGGCGGCGACGCCGGAGGACAAGGCGGCGGAGGCCGCGGGCGCGGTGCGCCGCGGTGCGGCCGAGATCGACATGGTGATCGCGCTCGGGGCCCTGAAGGAGGGGAACCACGCGGCCGTGCGGGCCGACATCGCTGCGGTCCGGGCGGCCTGCCGGGGGCGGGTCCTGAAGGTCATCATCGAGACCTGCCTGCTCGACGAGGCCGAGAAGCGCCTCGCCTGCACCCTGGCGGTCGAGGCCGGGGCCGATTTCGTCAAGACCTCGACGGGCTTCTCGACCGGCGGCGCCACCGGGGCGGACGTCGCCCTGATGCGTGCGACCGTCGGCGACGCCGTCGGAGTCAAGGCGTCGGGCGGCGTGCGCAGCCTCGAGGCCGCCCGCGCCCTGATCGCCGCCGGGGCGACGCGGCTCGGCACCAGTTCGGGCGTGGCGCTGGTGACGGCGGGAATGGCGGGCGAGGCGTATTGA